Proteins encoded together in one Pongo abelii isolate AG06213 chromosome 8, NHGRI_mPonAbe1-v2.0_pri, whole genome shotgun sequence window:
- the DYDC2 gene encoding DPY30 domain-containing protein 2 isoform X6, whose protein sequence is METNYLKRCFGNCLAQALAEVAKVRPSDPIEYLAHWLYHYGKTAKAKEENREKKIQLQEEYDSSLKEMEMTEMLKQEEYQIQQNCEKCHKELTSETVSTKKTIFMQEDTNPLEKEALKQEFLPGTSSLIPGMPQQVPPSESAGQIDWDFKMPQEINYKEAFQHEVAHEMPPGSTSPS, encoded by the exons ATGGAAACTAACTACCTGAAGAGGTGCTTTGGAAATTGCCTGGCCCAGGCACTGGCAGAGGTGGCGAAGGTTCGGCCCAGTGACCCAATAGAATACCTGGCTCACTGGCTTTATCATTACgggaaaacagcaaaagcaaaagaagag AATAGGGAAAAGAAGATCCAGCTGCAGGAGGAATATGACAGTAGCCtcaaggaaatggaaatgacAGAAATGCTGAAACAGGAAGAGTATCAGATTCAACAGAACTGTGAAAAGTGTCACAAG gaACTGACTTCTGAAACTGTTTCCACGAAGAAGACCATATTCATGCAGGAGGACACAAACCCCCTTGAGAAGGAGGCCTTGAAGCAGGAATTCCTGCCAGGTACTTCCAGTCTGATTCCAGGAATGCCTCAACAGGTTCCTCCTTCAGAGTCTGCTGGCCAGATTGACTGGGACTTCAAAATGCCACAAGAAATAAATTACAAGGAGGCTTTTCAGCATGAAGTTGCTCATGAAATGCCTCCTGGCTCCACATCTCCTTCTTAG
- the DYDC2 gene encoding DPY30 domain-containing protein 2 isoform X2: MKPRTLAIRKLRLRETESLAEDHTANRWQNQDWNLAARMETNYLKRCFGNCLAQALAEVAKVRPSDPIEYLAHWLYHYGKTAKAKEENREKKIQLQEEYDSSLKEMEMTEMLKQEEYQIQQNCEKCHKELTSETVSTKKTIFMQEDTNPLEKEALKQEFLPGTSSLIPGMPQQVPPSESAGQIDWDFKMPQEINYKEAFQHEVAHEMPPGSTSPS, from the exons ataagaaaactgaggctgagagagactGAGTCACTTGctgaagatcacacagctaataggTGGCAGAATCAGGACTGGAACTTG GCTGCCAGGATGGAAACTAACTACCTGAAGAGGTGCTTTGGAAATTGCCTGGCCCAGGCACTGGCAGAGGTGGCGAAGGTTCGGCCCAGTGACCCAATAGAATACCTGGCTCACTGGCTTTATCATTACgggaaaacagcaaaagcaaaagaagag AATAGGGAAAAGAAGATCCAGCTGCAGGAGGAATATGACAGTAGCCtcaaggaaatggaaatgacAGAAATGCTGAAACAGGAAGAGTATCAGATTCAACAGAACTGTGAAAAGTGTCACAAG gaACTGACTTCTGAAACTGTTTCCACGAAGAAGACCATATTCATGCAGGAGGACACAAACCCCCTTGAGAAGGAGGCCTTGAAGCAGGAATTCCTGCCAGGTACTTCCAGTCTGATTCCAGGAATGCCTCAACAGGTTCCTCCTTCAGAGTCTGCTGGCCAGATTGACTGGGACTTCAAAATGCCACAAGAAATAAATTACAAGGAGGCTTTTCAGCATGAAGTTGCTCATGAAATGCCTCCTGGCTCCACATCTCCTTCTTAG
- the DYDC2 gene encoding DPY30 domain-containing protein 2 isoform X5, protein MKPRTLAAARMETNYLKRCFGNCLAQALAEVAKVRPSDPIEYLAHWLYHYGKTAKAKEENREKKIQLQEEYDSSLKEMEMTEMLKQEEYQIQQNCEKCHKELTSETVSTKKTIFMQEDTNPLEKEALKQEFLPGTSSLIPGMPQQVPPSESAGQIDWDFKMPQEINYKEAFQHEVAHEMPPGSTSPS, encoded by the exons GCTGCCAGGATGGAAACTAACTACCTGAAGAGGTGCTTTGGAAATTGCCTGGCCCAGGCACTGGCAGAGGTGGCGAAGGTTCGGCCCAGTGACCCAATAGAATACCTGGCTCACTGGCTTTATCATTACgggaaaacagcaaaagcaaaagaagag AATAGGGAAAAGAAGATCCAGCTGCAGGAGGAATATGACAGTAGCCtcaaggaaatggaaatgacAGAAATGCTGAAACAGGAAGAGTATCAGATTCAACAGAACTGTGAAAAGTGTCACAAG gaACTGACTTCTGAAACTGTTTCCACGAAGAAGACCATATTCATGCAGGAGGACACAAACCCCCTTGAGAAGGAGGCCTTGAAGCAGGAATTCCTGCCAGGTACTTCCAGTCTGATTCCAGGAATGCCTCAACAGGTTCCTCCTTCAGAGTCTGCTGGCCAGATTGACTGGGACTTCAAAATGCCACAAGAAATAAATTACAAGGAGGCTTTTCAGCATGAAGTTGCTCATGAAATGCCTCCTGGCTCCACATCTCCTTCTTAG